In the genome of Solea solea unplaced genomic scaffold, fSolSol10.1 scaffold_41, whole genome shotgun sequence, the window AATCGGTGGTCATGTAATCATGATGTCACATGCGTTTTTTCCGGGTTAGTTGTCCTGGAAACATGAAACTCTGCCAGTGCTGTGTTGTTGGGATCAGGTTGAAAACAATGAccagaaatcaaaacaaaatattactGTATACCACCAGTATGTTtgaaaacactcactctggCTGTAACTGTTGTTTTGTCCTAAATTTATACtaagtttattaaaaatagtacattatggctgtaaattagtaAGTACAGTTGGTACAGTAAACCAGCAGattcatgatcatattattaggaacaataagaACGTGTACAAGGTGAAACAGTGTGGGACTGtggttgtttgattgtttgtgtgagaaTTTCGCAAAACTGTACTGactgtgtttgggggggggtgTCAGGTAAGTGTTGGGAATTGCCTCAAAAGTAGACAAAGCTTGTCTACTTTTAAATGGTGTGTGTAGAGATAGGTTCCGCTTGTTGAACTGAATGAggatgatgtgttcagggagtTACCAAAttattagcatcacagtcaatgctTCATTGACAAAGCTGCGTCATTCGCACATTATTAAAGCACATCAGCTTTGTCATTGTTCCCTTTACCTTGACCAATTATGCTTAAGGCCCTTAACAGCTTAGCAATTGACCTGCACATCAGgcggtttgttattcatattgctCCCCTTACAGCTTATAATACGAGCTTCTGATTGAATACAGGTTTGGATATGTGtaacatttgctttttaaaacaacaatactgagtTACCTAGCTAATAATAATGTAGTCACATAAcgttctgaaaacacacagtggcTTATTACAgcatgagaaaaacattttggaaTCCCTGGAAACACTCACTCTGGGTACTGCACCTAGGCAGTAGCCAGTTAAAAGTAATTGTTATTAAGTCCTATATTTATACTAAGCTTTATAaccataaattattattaaagtacAGTCGACATAGTAATCCAACACAGTTATGATCATATTAtgaggaacaataacaacatgctgGAAGTGTAACagtctgtaactgtgtgtttgagtgcttgtATGGGAATCTCACAAAAGGGAGTAAAGGGAGTGATGTTGTGATTGTGCTTTTTAcaattgtatgtgtttttttgttttttttacagtggatTGAATTTCCAGGGACGTCACAAAGTTACAGAGGAACAGGAATTGGTTTAAATTATTTCGTTCGTttaatacaactgttttctggtatatattttactgtttctgtgtgagtttttgtatttctattgGTTAGGTGAAGATGCCTCGCCTGAAGAAGCACAACCGTTCCATCGCGGCCAAGAAGAGCATGGAGGAACGCctggcagcagtggtggcaTCTGCGCCTCTGGTCCCCACCACTTGCTTCCCACCACCAACACGTGGTCCCTCACGTATGTGTTCACCtgttttctttaattctttGGAGAGTGCATGTGGTCATGTTCAGtgtctttaatgtattttgtacgTGCACAATGTATTTGGGtgatgtgttcttctattttaatgttttatctttttatctagGTCGTGGTACTGGTCGTCGCCACCGTGTGAGCACCTGGCCAGTTTCACCCCTGACTGGCAGGAGTCACAAGATGATCATCCCAGCCGAGTCACCTGACAAGAAGGTATTGATTTTGAatttacaaacataattatttatgtGAGGCGTAGTTATTAATGTTcttaaataaatcttttctATTGTTatagtttgttctttttgtcgGTGATTCCCACCTGCGCGCCATTGTTGATGGCCATGTGAAGATTTCGCACAAGCAGCTTTCTTTTGGTCTCATGTCAACGCCAGGGGCTGACGCCAAGGACCTGAGGACTGAGATGGTGAGTGCAGTCCTTCCCAGGACACCTGaccttgtttgtgttcttgcACCCAGCAACAACTTGACTAAGGGGACTTTGGATCAGGCTGCAGTGGACTTTGAGGAGCTTCTCACCAGTGCCTTGTCTCGGTGGCCGAAGgcaagattattttaatatgttcacgtctttcCAATCATAATGAATGTGGCTTTATAGGCTGTTGTagatcatttctttttatttcaatgcatgtttgtgattattatattgcttgtttttaaataatgttatgtgTTGTTATAGTTGTTTGTCCTGGACTTCCCTCCGCGCCGGAACGTGGATCAGGACTTGCAGGAACTTTTTCGCCAGGAGTTTCACCGTGTGGCTGCACGCAAGGGTATGGccaaaaaatatttagttcagtCTAATTCAAGTTGTACGTGTCATTGGCTTTTATGGCATATGGAGAAAgatcatttctgtcacattcagaatgtttttaaattaatatgatgcaaacagattttattttatttaaacaaacattatatttgtttgtttaggtgTGAGGTACTACTCTATTGCAGAGTTCTTTCCTCTCAGCCAGCGTGACCTGTGGAGTTGGGATGGGGTaagtggaaatgatttgtttattgtCCTTTCTTACCTTTACatatatactattttttttccagagtttgttaaagcactgtataaatgaaatgtgttattattattatcatcattattattattattattaataagttgATCTGacaaagtttgttttgcagaTTAGCAACAGTATTGACAGTGCTGTTAATTTGAGTTTGATCTCATATTTTTGCAGGTGCACCTGAGTGATGGATCTGGGATGAGGACGCTGGTGACATTGCTATGCGACAAATCCAGTCTGGAGCTAGCCATGGCTGTTGCACAGGAGGAGTCGCGTAGCATGTTGCCAGctgttcctgctcctgctcctcgtcTGGCTCCGAGGTTGGTTGTGGTTGGAGAGGCCCGCTCTCCACGTCCGTTGCACAACCCATTGGATTGGAAGGTGGTTGAACCACGCAGGACGGTAAACGAGTTGCACACTCTGTGTTTtaggagaaacagaaacatttccaaGCAATTCACTGCACAAATGGTCAAAATGTACTtgtataaaattatatttttcattacAGGGGAGCAGCTCGCCCCCTAAGGGAGGGAAGGTTCAGCTCAgggtatgttttgttttttaattcacctTTTGATAGCTATGTTTATTGATTGATGTATCTATCTGTATGTTTTCTCAACGGAAGTTGTGACtaaaattctttcttttttgtctcacaaGGATTGTTACATCCCTCTCACTCCTGTGTGGTTCAGCCCACCAATGTTGGAGATGATGGACAGTGTCCGTCCGGGCAATCTTGATCAGAAGGAGCCCAGTACTTCTGCCAAGGGACCAACGGTAATGTGCATGCAAAGAGTGTTTATTAGCCAATGATTCAATTTGGAAAAATGAACTGTCAAGACTGATGTCATTATTTGAAGTTGTTGCAATTTAagcattttgttattattcttttagGGGGTCAAGCGTCCTAGGAGCCCTTTTGCTCCAAAGAAGAGCTGTGGGAAACAGAAGGTTTGAGacgttgtatttgttttctagtgtttcacagtaaattgtGTAAGAACATGGAAGtaatttgtttgctgttttttttctaaggtGAAGGTGGAGGAGTGGCCTGAACTTCCCAAGGCTGTGTCGGTAAGTGCACATTGTGTGAAAGTTGTATAATTTTATGAATGGATTATGCAACAccttgttattttattcatactGTAAGTTGGAAGGGCTGTGGGAACCAGCTGGTTGAGCGTGTTACATTTTATCTCTGGTGTTGGGCAGTGAATTGTGGAAGAGCATGCAgttaatgtgtttgctgtgttcttttttgtttttgtctcaggtGGAGGTGGGGGATTGGCCTGGAGTGCCCAAGGCTGTGGAGGTAAGGGCAGATTGTgtgaaatgtatataaatgtattctgctcttaaataagttaaaacaaatttcaCTGTTTATATTAGTAGTTGATGGTCAAGATTGACTTGCATATGCAAATGTTGAATTTTCCAATATTTGATTCCCTGAAAAGTATCACAAGTCCGGGCTGTTATAAATGTACAGATACAGCTGTGTTATAATGTGTAACaagattgattgtttttttttcatcaggagGTCCCTGTGGAGCGTCCCCGCAGACGCATTGTCTTCAAGAAGAGGCGTACTTCTCAGCAGGTTTGTCATTATTTAGATtatgattttataatatttagttAGTGTTGATAGTGCTCAAACATTGTGGCAGTTGTAACATATTGATGAAGTTATTGTGAAGTCATGGTGAGTCTaacattcagtgtgttttgtagcaggttgcagctgcagatgttgtggAGGTGATGAGTGGaccatcacctgtgaccatTGAAGACTGTCCCCCTATGCACAGCTCCCCAGACCTCATCCAAAGTAAGGTCGCTGCTAATGTTGATACTTTGCCGGTAACGTTTGATGCTGGGTCTGTTAGTTCAGGTGAAGAGGAGATCATAGTGGTCTCTGATACAGACAGTGagggttccatttcttttgggtGGACTGATACTTTGCCATTAGCGCAAGGTTCACGGTCTGTTGGGGCAGGTGTAGATGAGGTCACAGTGATCTCTGATACAGACAGTGagggttccatttcttttgggtGCTTTGATACTGTGCCGCGAAGTTTTGGGGTGTGTTCTGTGAGGGGATCCTTTCATCAGGGGGATCAGCGTTTTAAATATAGAGGTGTACAGTGTATGGCAGTAAGTTTGGCTGCCATGGCAATGCATAAGACcaagagtgtgttttcttggcAAACGAGACATCTGGACGatgctgttgtttgtggtgACAAGATCTACACATCTTTGCGTGACAATAACTTGATTTGTGGTGGGCACACTATCCCGTGTATTCCAGAGTTACCAAAGCAGTTGGATAGACGTGGCCATAGTTATGAGTTTGAGTATGGTGACTTTGTGACTGGGGATGTCAATGTGGTTGAGGGAGAGCTTATTGAGGCATGTGTGCTCACAACTCTGAGGCACGGTTTGGAAAAGATATGTATGGAATATGACACATGCTTTTTCACATTGTCCTCCAGTACTTGTGGGATTATTAGGGAAGGAGAACAGTTTGCTGTTGTTGACTCTCATGCACGCAGTGCAGATGGGATGGTGCATCCCAAAGgaaagagtgttgttgtttattttagtaGTCTTGAACACTTGATTCAGCATGTTAGCTGTTTTGCTGCAGGATTCAGAGGGACACAGAAGTTGTTTGAGATTGCTGGTGTTCGTGTCACTGTCAAAGTAGATGGTGGTGCTAGCCAGTCATCTTCATGTAAGATTGGTGCAAAGCGCAAGGCTACTCCAATGCCTACTCGTACTTCAAAGAGGGTGAAAAGGAGTGACCCAATTGATTCAGATGTAgcatttgtttgtgaggttACAGTTAAGGAGTTGGTGTTTAACCCTGTTCGTAATGATGTAGCTCGAGCTTTATGTGATAAATTACATGTTGAGTCAGAGAAAGTCGACGATGTGTTTTCAATAGTTGGTGTGTTGGGGGCTCCGTGCAAAAGGGACACAATAGTTGGTGATGGCAACTGTTTTTTTAGATCAGTCAGTCAAGCTGTGTGTGGTTCACAAAAGAATCACAGGAAAATTAGATTAGCTGTAGTTAAACAATTAGAAGGTAATGCTGCAGTTTATGAGAGCATTTTGAGAAGTGAGTTTTCGTCAGTGTCCGATTATGTCATTAATTCAAGGATGCGTTATGTCGGCAGTTGGGCGACAGAGGTTGagattcaagcagcagcagattgtttAGGAGTTTCCATTTTCACTTACATGGGTGATCGCTGGCTTGAATATAGTTGTAAGAATAGGCAGTTTTCCAGTCAGGCAGTGTACTTAGATAATGTCAGTGGTAACCACTATgagactgttgtttgtgttcatcagccacagtcacagtatTGTTATGGTTACTGCAAAGTAGGTGAGGCTACAACAAGCTACAATCTTAGACAACACTGTGATGTAGAGGTAGAGACAActgccacaaacacaaactattgtttttcaaagtatttgaaaaagaaaattttCTAccaaaatacaattaaatataaagaaaatgtgttacagAAGCTGAAACGTCAAGAAAGGTCTAAACGTAGATATCATGAAGATGCAATGGTTAGATACAAATGTAATCAGAGTAGTGtacaaaagtacaaacaaaatGTTAGGCATAGGGAGATGGTTAAAACCTTtagcaaaacaaaatataagCAAGATGTTAGGCACAGGGAGGTGGTTAAAACCTTtagcaaaacaaaatataagCAAGATGTTAGGCACAGGGAGGTGGTTAAAACAGgtagcaaaataaaatacaagcaaGATGTTGAGCATAGAGAGAGTTTGAAAGCCAAAAGCAAAGTACAATATACAAGTGATTTAACAcatagacagaaaaaaaaagagctgagcAAAAAGAAGTATCATAGTGATCCAGAGATCCAGTTGCGTGTTAAAGCAGTCAACAAAGTGAAAAGGCAGCAGTTaaaaaacaaggcagcagattttgattttgtaataCAGCAGTTTTTGTGTAAAGTTAAGGATGGACCAGAttttgtgtgctgtgtgtgtcaaAGGTTGTTGTTTCAAAATCAGGTTTTGAGCTGTAAAAGAAGCAATTATAATAACAGTGACGACATGGCGTTAATTGCAGACAACTGTATTTCAGATAAATATTTGCATACATGCAATGAGATTTGTGTAAGTCCATGCCAGTTGTTACAGTCACCTAGAGGTCAGTTGTGGATTTGTCGTACGTGTCattccaaaataaataataaacaaattcCTCCTGAGTGTGTTGTTAATAATTTAGATGTTCATGATGTTCCTCCTGAATTGGCTTGTTTGAACAGTTTAGAGCAACATTTGATAGCGTTGCACATTCCATTTATGAAAGTGTTGGCATTGCCTAAAGGAGGACAAAATGGTGTTCATGGACCAGTGACGTGTGTCCCAGCAAATATTGTGGAGACAAATAATTTGCTTCCTCGCTCAAACATGGAGGGGTCTTTGTTGCGCGTGAAACTCAAGCGTAAGCTAACGTATAAAGGACATTATGAGTATCAGTATGTTGATACAATGCGTATAAGGCAGGCTTTGTCGTATTTGAAACAGAATAACATGTACTATAAAGATGTTGATTTTAATGAAGACTGGCTGAATGACTTTTGTCGCGAACAAGAGAATGAGAGTGTAGTACAGGatagtgatgtttgtgttggaaAGGATGAAACACCTGCTGAGGTGGATGAAGGTGAGGATGAACTGTTGCATGACAGGCAGCAACATTGTATGTTTCAGGACACTTGTCTCATGCCTGTAGATATTGGTCAGGAAACACTTGATCAGTATTATGAGGGTGTTTTTAATGTGGCTCCAGCAGAAGGTAACAGTCCTGTGAAGTTACTTTCTAATCGTGAGAATGAAGCTAAATGTTTTCCAGTGTTGTTTCCACACGGacattctgtgtttcatgacaatagAGAGCATCGGTTGACATTGTCGCGCTATTTCAATAACCGCATTCTTCATGCTGATGGCAGGTTTGCCCAGAATGTggagtatattttttttgcacagtacaTGTCAGAGTTGGAGCAGGTTGTGTCGAATGTGTCTATAGCTTTGAGGAAAGGCAAAGGAAGTCATGTTCCTAAAAGAGTTAGAGATgtggtgaataatgaggagtcTTTAAGGAAGTTGTTAGAGTTTGATGATGGTTATCGTTTCCTTAAGCCTATTAGAGGCACTCCTTCATTTTGGCAGGCAGCGCAGCGTGATTTACTTGCCTGTGTGCGTCAGCTTGGTGTACCCACgtggttttgttcattttctgcagCAGACATGCGCTGGACAAACTTACTCGGTAgtattttgaaacaggaagggAGAGAACAGACAGCTGAGGAGTTACAGTGGGCAGACAAATGCGAGTTGTTGCGTCGTAATCCTGTAACTGCAGCTAGAATGTTTGATTTTCGATGGCATTGTTTTCTGAGGGAAGTCCTTATGTCTCCCTCAAACCCAATAGGTAAAATTAAGGACTATTTTTATCGTATTGAATTTCAGCAGCGCGGGTCTCCACATGTACATTGCCTGTTTTGGATTGAGAATGCCCCCTTAATTGACCAAAACTCAGATGAAGAGGTAGTTGAGTTTATTGACCAATATGTTACAAGTGAACTACCCTCTGATGATGACACATTATTGGACATTGTGTCATCTGTGCAGGTGCATTCAAAGCGCCActcaaaaacatgtaaaaagaaaaacacagtttgtcgTTTCAATTTTCCAAGACCAGcatctgcacaaacatttattaGTCGTGTTAAAGTTGATGAGGAGatagaaaaatgtaattgtgaAAAAACTGATTCAACAGAGGCTGTGTGCCTTAAATGTAAAGAGCGTGATTTTGAAGAAAGGAAGGCGCGTAAAGTAAGGGCTCATGAAATTTTGGCAAAAATTAAGGAAGCACTGTCGGATGAAAATCAGAGCTTTGATACAGTGGAGCAGTTGTTTGAAACTTTAAATGTAACTCAGGAAGCATTTGAAGATGCATTCAATCGGACGACTACAGGTACCAAAGTAGTGTTAAAGAGGCAGGTGAAAGAGGCGTGGGTTAATCAGTATAATAAGCAACTTTTGAAGTGTTGGAATGCAAACTTGGACATTCAGTATGTGGTGGATGCCTATGCATGTGTTGTGTATatcatttcatacatttcaaaGGCAGAAAAGGAAATGGGGTTGTTATTATCAAATGCCCAAAGGGAAGCAGCTAAAGATGGTAATGTTAGTGCTAAAGAGGCTCTAAAAAAACTAGGTGGTGTTTATTTACACAACAGGGATGTGTGTGCTCAGGAAGCAGTGTATAGGTTAACTAACATGCATCTGAAGGAGTGTTCTAGGAAGGTCATGTTTGTACCAACAGGGGAGAATGTAGTAAAGATGAGtttgcctttaaatgtgttaaaacaaagGGCAGCTACAAATGATATTAACACAGAAGAGATGTGGATGACCAGTTTGGTTGACAGGTATAAGAACAGGCCCAATGATAGCATATTTAATGACATGTGTATTGCAACATTTGCTTCAGAGTATCGGGTATTAAGTAAAAAcgaaaactgtaaaacaaaaattgcGTTGAGCAACAATTGTGGTTTTGTTACAAAGAGAGTCCGAACAGAACCTGCTGTAGTACGCTATGCTCGGTTCTCAGTAACAAAAAATCCAGAATTGTTTCATTTGAGTAGATTACAGTTGTTCATGCCATATCGTGTTGATGATCAGTTAAAACCAGTGGGTTTTGAAACGTTCCAACAGTTTTATGACATtggtaatgttttgttttgtgatggatctgtacatacagtaaagtCAGTAGTTGATTTGAATCGGAGCAGGTTTGAAGTTGATGCAGACATGTTAGACGATATTCAAAATAGGATTAATTTAGATGGTGTGGAAGAAGATGCGTGGTGTCAGTTGTGTCCAGAACAGGAGTTGGAACGTTTAGAGGCTgtggaggaaatggcagagagacaggaagcagaggttGATCAGCAGGAGCATATTCCAGATTTAGCTGTTAATCGTGAACAGGTACAACATTTAGAAAAAAGGAACAATGTAATGTGTAGGAGTGATGGCTTGTCATTGGTTAGGTCTTTGAATGATACACAGATGCGTGTTTTTTATCAAACTCGGCAGTGGTGTTTAGATAAGTGTTCAGGGAAAAATCCACCTCCTCTACATGTCTTTATTACAGGTGGTGCTGGAACTGGTAAAAGTCATTTAATCAAAGCTATTCAGTACGAGTCAATGAGGTTATTATCACCGTTGTGCAGTAATCCTGACAATGTGAGTGTTTTAATAACTGCACCAACAGGTATTGCTGCATACAATCTGAATGCAGCAACAATTCACCACACATTCAGTATTGGAGTAGATGTACGCTTACCGTACAGTCCACTAGGTgaagaaaagatcaattctCTCCGTGCAAAATTCACTGATTTGCaaattttgataattgatgaaaTCTCAATGGTAAATGCCAATCTTTTGGCATATATTCACGGTAGATTACGGCAAATGAAACAGAGTGGTAACCTCCCATTTggaaacatttgtgtcattgcTGTCGGAGATTTTTACCAGTTACCTCCAGTAAGAGGAAAACCCCTGTATGTGGAGGACTTGAATATTGACTTgtggtctttgttttcagttgtgcaTTTAACAGAAGTAATCAGGCAGAAAGACAGTGCGTTTGCAGAATTGTTGAACAGGGTCAGGACTCATAGCAAAGGGACACCAATGTTAAGAAGTGATGTTGACACTTTAAAACATTGTGAAACTGGTGAAGTCAGCTcagttttacacatttatgcGACAAATCAACAAGTCAATGCACATAATATTCAGCGTTTGTATGATGTGTGTCGTGACTATGTCACTATTGAAGCTCAGGATTTTCAGAACAACAGGAGAACAGGGAAATTAGAGTTAATTCAAGGCCATCATGCTAAAGCTAAGAATACTTATTTGGCTGAACAGTTGTTGTTAGGTGAGGGTGCACGTGTGATGTTGTGCCAAAATGTTGATGTGAGTGATGGCCTGGTGAATGGAGCTTGTGGTGTTGTAACACGTATTGTCAAATCAGAGGGTGTTCAGTTTCCAATAAAGGTTTATGTTAAATTTGATGATGAGAATGTAGgtgcagagaggagacgacaatCACCAAGTGTTTCAGCTGATGTTGCAGGTTCTACAGCTATTGctccagaggaggagagagcttgTAAGAAAGGTGGTTTGAGACGTCAATACCCACTTAAGTTAGCATGGGCGTGTACAATACACAAAGTTCAGGGCATAACAgtaaataatgttgttgtttgttttgacaagaTATTTGCAGCTGGACAGGCATATGTTGCTTTAAGTCGAGTCAGGAGTTTGTCAGGCTTGATCATTGAACAGTTTGACGAGAAGAAGATTTATTGTAGGGGTGACATTAAAGATGCAATCCAAACAATGTCTCCATTCTTAGTTGATAGTTTATTAGAGCAGCAATTGAGGGCAAgcaggtttggtgtttttttgatgAATGTGCAGGGATTGACTCGACATGTGCCAGATTTGGTGTTGTGTACACAGCAGTTACAGCTGAACTGTATTGCTGTCACAGAGACATGGTTAGCAGCAGATTTTTCAATGGAATCAATAAATATTGAGGGTTATAGTTTTTATGGTTGCTCACGCAGTTCATCTTACAGTAGTGATGACCCCAGACTAGTTACATTAAAAGATCAACTACATGGTGGTGTTGGCATTT includes:
- the LOC131450064 gene encoding uncharacterized protein LOC131450064; the encoded protein is MPRLKKHNRSIAAKKSMEERLAAVVASAPLVPTTCFPPPTRGPSRRGTGRRHRVSTWPVSPLTGRSHKMIIPAESPDKKFVLFVGDSHLRAIVDGHVKISHKQLSFGLMSTPGADAKDLRTEMVSAVLPRTPDLVCVLAPSNNLTKGTLDQAAVDFEELLTSALSRWPKLFVLDFPPRRNVDQDLQELFRQEFHRVAARKGVRYYSIAEFFPLSQRDLWSWDGVHLSDGSGMRTLVTLLCDKSSLELAMAVAQEESRSMLPAVPAPAPRLAPRLVVVGEARSPRPLHNPLDWKVVEPRRTGSSSPPKGGKVQLRDCYIPLTPVWFSPPMLEMMDSVRPGNLDQKEPSTSAKGPTGVKRPRSPFAPKKSCGKQKVKVEEWPELPKAVSVEVGDWPGVPKAVEEVPVERPRRRIVFKKRRTSQQQVAAADVVEVMSGPSPVTIEDCPPMHSSPDLIQSKVAANVDTLPVTFDAGSVSSGEEEIIVVSDTDSEGSISFGWTDTLPLAQGSRSVGAGVDEVTVISDTDSEGSISFGCFDTVPRSFGVCSVRGSFHQGDQRFKYRGVQCMAVSLAAMAMHKTKSVFSWQTRHLDDAVVCGDKIYTSLRDNNLICGGHTIPCIPELPKQLDRRGHSYEFEYGDFVTGDVNVVEGELIEACVLTTLRHGLEKICMEYDTCFFTLSSSTCGIIREGEQFAVVDSHARSADGMVHPKGKSVVVYFSSLEHLIQHVSCFAAGFRGTQKLFEIAGVRVTVKVDGGASQSSSCKIGAKRKATPMPTRTSKRVKRSDPIDSDVAFVCEVTVKELVFNPVRNDVARALCDKLHVESEKVDDVFSIVGVLGAPCKRDTIVGDGNCFFRSVSQAVCGSQKNHRKIRLAVVKQLEGNAAVYESILRSEFSSVSDYVINSRMRYVGSWATEVEIQAAADCLGVSIFTYMGDRWLEYSCKNRQFSSQAVYLDNVSGNHYETVVCVHQPQSQYCYGYCKVGEATTSYNLRQHCDVEVETTATNTNYCFSKYLKKKIFYQNTIKYKENVLQKLKRQERSKRRYHEDAMVRYKCNQSSVQKYKQNVRHREMVKTFSKTKYKQDVRHREVVKTFSKTKYKQDVRHREVVKTGSKIKYKQDVEHRESLKAKSKVQYTSDLTHRQKKKELSKKKYHSDPEIQLRVKAVNKVKRQQLKNKAADFDFVIQQFLCKVKDGPDFVCCVCQRLLFQNQVLSCKRSNYNNSDDMALIADNCISDKYLHTCNEICVSPCQLLQSPRGQLWICRTCHSKINNKQIPPECVVNNLDVHDVPPELACLNSLEQHLIALHIPFMKVLALPKGGQNGVHGPVTCVPANIVETNNLLPRSNMEGSLLRVKLKRKLTYKGHYEYQYVDTMRIRQALSYLKQNNMYYKDVDFNEDWLNDFCREQENESVVQDSDVCVGKDETPAEVDEGEDELLHDRQQHCMFQDTCLMPVDIGQETLDQYYEGVFNVAPAEGNSPVKLLSNRENEAKCFPVLFPHGHSVFHDNREHRLTLSRYFNNRILHADGRFAQNVEYIFFAQYMSELEQVVSNVSIALRKGKGSHVPKRVRDVVNNEESLRKLLEFDDGYRFLKPIRGTPSFWQAAQRDLLACVRQLGVPTWFCSFSAADMRWTNLLGSILKQEGREQTAEELQWADKCELLRRNPVTAARMFDFRWHCFLREVLMSPSNPIGKIKDYFYRIEFQQRGSPHVHCLFWIENAPLIDQNSDEEVVEFIDQYVTSELPSDDDTLLDIVSSVQVHSKRHSKTCKKKNTVCRFNFPRPASAQTFISRVKVDEEIEKCNCEKTDSTEAVCLKCKERDFEERKARKVRAHEILAKIKEALSDENQSFDTVEQLFETLNVTQEAFEDAFNRTTTGTKVVLKRQVKEAWVNQYNKQLLKCWNANLDIQYVVDAYACVVYIISYISKAEKEMGLLLSNAQREAAKDGNVSAKEALKKLGGVYLHNRDVCAQEAVYRLTNMHLKECSRKVMFVPTGENVVKMSLPLNVLKQRAATNDINTEEMWMTSLVDRYKNRPNDSIFNDMCIATFASEYRVLSKNENCKTKIALSNNCGFVTKRVRTEPAVVRYARFSVTKNPELFHLSRLQLFMPYRVDDQLKPVGFETFQQFYDIGNVLFCDGSVHTVKSVVDLNRSRFEVDADMLDDIQNRINLDGVEEDAWCQLCPEQELERLEAVEEMAERQEAEVDQQEHIPDLAVNREQVQHLEKRNNVMCRSDGLSLVRSLNDTQMRVFYQTRQWCLDKCSGKNPPPLHVFITGGAGTGKSHLIKAIQYESMRLLSPLCSNPDNVSVLITAPTGIAAYNLNAATIHHTFSIGVDVRLPYSPLGEEKINSLRAKFTDLQILIIDEISMVNANLLAYIHGRLRQMKQSGNLPFGNICVIAVGDFYQLPPVRGKPLYVEDLNIDLWSLFSVVHLTEVIRQKDSAFAELLNRVRTHSKGTPMLRSDVDTLKHCETGEVSSVLHIYATNQQVNAHNIQRLYDVCRDYVTIEAQDFQNNRRTGKLELIQGHHAKAKNTYLAEQLLLGEGARVMLCQNVDVSDGLVNGACGVVTRIVKSEGVQFPIKVYVKFDDENVGAERRRQSPSVSADVAGSTAIAPEEERACKKGGLRRQYPLKLAWACTIHKVQGITVNNVVVCFDKIFAAGQAYVALSRVRSLSGLIIEQFDEKKIYCRGDIKDAIQTMSPFLVDSLLEQQLRASRFGVFLMNVQGLTRHVPDLVLCTQQLQLNCIAVTETWLAADFSMESINIEGYSFYGCSRSSSYSSDDPRLVTLKDQLHGGVGIYIATNTEYEIKEVPPFNLECIVSKFTSHNLVIAVIYRPPCYPMTLFKKHLGNFLDWLDSVNGTIAVMGDFNDDILKSSATCPLLTAKGYMQIVTKATTERGTLIDHIYVKRADNGAESLVLPTYFSDHEAVLCLLK